DNA sequence from the Oncorhynchus clarkii lewisi isolate Uvic-CL-2024 chromosome 9, UVic_Ocla_1.0, whole genome shotgun sequence genome:
GAAATAGAATGATTGAGGATGACTGAAACCATCTCTAGTCTAatgaaaacatttgttattttgaCGATGTTTCATGCCCATTTGTGTTGTAGTAGAATATAGTAGTTCTGCAGTTGTTCCTTTTTCTTTCCTACCTAGAACCTCTGCAAGTCATTAGGGTTAGTAGCAGGACAGAGACAACAACAGTCAGGAGAAGTACCAGTACATCCCCATTATGGTAAGCATACCAGGGCATCTTGTAGGACTCTGTGCCCAAGTGTGCTGCACCCTTGTGCCTCATAGCCAATTCTAGCCAGAAGATGGCGTTGTCCATTGGTTTGAGAGGTGTATCGCGGTGGAAGCTTTGACATCCTGCGCATATTCTCTCTCTAGGGCTTACTCTTGTCCAGGGCCTAGGTTCCACCTCTAGGTCCGTCGCCTCGAGAATCTTAGCCACACCCCTGGCCTTTAGACTAAGCATGTTGTCAAACTGGTCAAAGATGAGAGGAAGGCCTAACATGGGAACCCCATGGTAGATGGCTTTATAGATCCCATTGGTGCCCCCGTGTGTCACAAAGGCTCTTGTTTTTGGATGGCCAAGTAGGTCGTCCTGAGGCAGCCAGTTCACCAGCAGTGTGTTTTTGCCTAGAGTagatggcttctctcctgtatgtctccACACCACCTTCTGAGGCAGGCGGGCGAAGGCAGCTGCAATTATCTCTGATATCTCCGGGAGGAGGCTACCCAGCAGACTCCCCAAAGACATGACCACGACCCCATGTTCCCCCGAGCTCTGCACAAATGCCTCTAACTCCGCAGGCAAAGGCTTAGAGGGCTTACACTGGAAGCCCCCCATGTAGACCACACTGGGCATGGTAGGGCTTGGAAACTCGAACACAACGTCCACTCTCAGCCATAGGTCAGCCCCCTGAATGAGAGAATAGATATTGGTGTTTGGATCGATAAATTTGTTGATCAGaccctggtatagaggtcttgttATGCCATAATCAATATAAAGAGAGATCCCATAATGCAAGAAGTTTTTCAGTTTGTTGACAAAATTAATTTTATTTGTGACCAGTGACCTAATAGTTGGTATGTAAGAAAGGGGCGAAGGTGCAATCGCAAAGTGTCCCTCTACATTGGTGATCCAACGAACATTGAGCACAATAGGAAGACCCAAGTAACTCCCCAATACAACTCCAGGATCTGTCAATATTAAATCAAAATTGGCTGCCTTCAGCTTCTCCATTAACTGTTTGTCCTCCATGGCTAAGCGGGCCATTTCAGCACTGCAGCGATGGGCCGCCTCCAGCAAATGAATGTTTTCTTTCTTTAGCTTGATGAAGGACAAAATGGAGCGCTCTCGTGTCCATATCTCTAGGCTCCTCTTCAGGAAGGATGCCATGTACTGCGGGTCCTCCAGACTGCTGGCCCTGGGCACGGGCAATGTGATGGAGGAGTAGTGGCGGGCGTGTTCAGGGATGTACCAGCTGGTGGATGAGCGGACCACTGTTAAAGTGTGACCCGCAGGTCCAGCTCTCGCAGGAGGATGTCCATGTTGAGCCAATGGCTGCCATCCACAGGGTACACCAGGATGTTGCCAGCCTGGCTCTGAGCTGGGAACACCCACATGAGACAGGTCAGAAGGAGGAGAGCAGGACATGGAGGGAAGCAGGGTGGGGCTGCCACAGTGACTATCATGGTTTGTCTGTAGAGGAAAAAGAACGTAACAAATACGGTTGCTTTCGGTATTTGAAAGTGTTTTCATTGACCACTGCTTTCCACCCCgtctcacaacacacacaggcatTAATTCATGTGACTATAGTCTCAAACATACAGTTAccttccaaaataaaggaaacaccaacataaagtgtcttaataagggcgttgggccaccacaagccagaacagcttcagtgcaccttggcatagattctacaagtgtctggaactctggtagcgatgcgacaccattcttccacgagaaattccataatttggtgttttgttgatggtggtggaaaacaatGTCTCTTGCGCCACTCTAGAATCTCCCATAGGTGTTAAATTGTGGGTGAAATATGGTGACTGAGACCAGTATGGCGTATGATTTAAAtaattttcatgctcatcaaaccattcagtgaccactcgtgccctgtggatgagggcattgtcatcctatggcgGCTtaaccatggtagccaaaataatggcctgctcagcagttttatacatgaccctaagcatgatgggatgttaattgcttaattaactcaggaaccacacctgtgtggaagcacctgctttcataCTTTtgtatttactcaagtgtttccctTATTTTGTCAATTACCTGTATCTAACCAAGTATAAcatagtttgtgtgtgtattggttGCATATTTTCAGACTGCCAATGATAAAGAGTTGAGTTACTGCAACTCCAAGACTTGCCGTCAGAAGAGGATATGAAGCTGGCTAGGCAGATATGTTGGTAGGTGAAGACATTATTGATAATAATTCATGCTTAGATTAAAAAAAGATGAGAGTAGCATTCGAATAGCAGTAGTTGTAGTCATGTTGTACACTTGAACCAAAGTTGGGTCCCTCCCTTTACCCGACACCAACCTTTGTGAGAGCCACAATGGACATGGTCAAACAAGTTTTGACTAGATAATGGACTTTTGTGTGATGATATGCACTGTGCATAGATATGATCTCATTCAGTGTAATCAGAGGGAGGCAAGAGCAATGTGTTCGACAAATGTGAAGATTCTAGAGGAAATGACATTTCTGAAACTGGGAGGTCACTGAAAGCAAAATGTGCTATTGAACCAATTCTCGGTTCAAGTAAATTCATGCTACTGATTAAGCTTGAGGATCTTATGTACAGGTCCTTTCTGTTACTCATTTACAGAAAATCATAACATTTTGATAACACTTGTTGATATGACTTTCAACTTATCCTGAATCCaaaagtatgtgtgtgagtgtgtgtgtgtgtgtatgggggggggggggggagggatagAATGTAGCTTACACATGGGTCATTCTATGAAAAGTGTTTTTTTGGATAGTGTAATTCTGTCACACAAAAAACAAAAACGTTATTTCACCTTTTAATATTCTGTCAGAAAgacttatatacagtaccagtcaaaagtttggacacacctactcaagggtttttctttatttttaatattttctacgttgtaaaataatagtgatgacatcaactatgaaataacacatatggaatcatgtagtaacaaaaaagtgttaaacaaaactttttttttttttacgctgGCTGCTCGTAAGGTTTCTTGACTTGGACACTAATTTTTTCCAACACATGGATCGACATTTGCAGAATGAttacctggaggaaaatgggggagggtcatTTTATTCCAATTTTGgtcaaggggagggtttagtatatatattttttaatctagTCCAGGGGAGAGCCATGTAATTTGTAATTGATTACATTTCTATATTTCTCTGTGTTTTATAATTCATTTCTTATTAGGCTATATATCGATGTATGCCTGATGCCGCCGCTCATCTATGATTCTCGGCTGGgcgtgtgtaacagtataattttagaccgtcccctcgcccatacccgggctcgaaccagggaccctctgcacacatcaacaactgtcacccacgaagcatcgttacccatcactccacaaaagccgcggcccttgcagagcaaggggaactactacttcaaggtctcagagcaagtgacgtcaccgattgaaacgcaatttagcgcgcaccgctaactaaactagccgtttcacatccgttacattcaccccccttttgacctcctcctttttccacagcaaccagtgatccgggtcaacagcatcaatgtaacagtataactttagaccgtcccctcgcccatacccaggcgtgaaccagggaccctctgcacacatcaacaacagtcacccacgaagcattgttacccatcgctccacaaaagttgTGAgggcaaggggaactactacttcaaggtctcagagcaagtgacgtcaccgattgaaacgctatttagcgcgcaccaccgctaactaagctagccgtttcacatccgttacacgtgCAATATCAAGTGTCCGCCTATatgctatttagtgtggtctcaataaAATAATCCATTGCTACGAAGTGCATGCTCagagaagcacagagcaaagttatatttctaagatagCTGCTGGGTTGGTGTAAATACAACCTTCacacatgctgccaaacataccctcgtaaaactgactatcctatcgatccttgactttggtgatgtcatttacatcaaaatagcctccaacactctactcagcaaattggatgcagtctatctctcgttggctggtcctcgcaacatgtttgtcaccaaacccactggctccaggtcatctataagtctttgctaggtaaagcgccgccttatctcagctcactggtcaccatagcaatgcccacccgtagcacgcactccagcaggtatatttcactggttatccccaaagccaacacctcctttggccacctttccttccagttctctgctgccgatgactggaacgaattgcaaaaatcactgaagttggagacttctatctccctcactaactttaagcgtcagctgtcagagcagcttactgatcgctgcagctgtacagaTTGTACAGATTTTTCCTatagtgttattgactgtacaattgtttatcccatgtgtaactctgtgttgtttttgtcacactgctttgctttatcttggacagggcgcagttgtaaatgaaaacttgttctcaactggtctacctggttaaaaaaaaaggtgaaataaaaaattaaataaagaactaggctgcattacacactgtaatggatattccaaccctgagccccAGCCTGCTCTTTTGTGTGCTGCCTAaacaatggctgtgctgtgtatgCCTACCTTATCAGTTCAGGAGCAGAGTCAAAAGCTTCTTCTGATTTTTGTTGATGTTGATTAGGTCATGTCCAATCTTGCGCGCAgactagcctatagcctatgttctgttcagtttgagaaggagagagcgaagaTGAGGACAggaggtcaactttgatagcttgTTACTTGCCATGatgtatttatcagagttattgacctcacaataagccaaATTTGAGTAACTTACATTGTGTAGCTGAAATTTGAAGCAGTAGGTATAATTCCTTTCAGCCGTCTTCATTTTAATTAGACTTAtctaacaacaagagggctttgtgttggagacGATTTCTTCCTATTTTAGACATGTTAGGGTTTTCgtcttcctcctctgacgaggagtaagagatgtcggaccaatgtgcagcgtggtaagtgtccattttaatatataaaactgaacactacaaaaaatacaaaataacaacgtgaatgaacaaacgaaaatcgaaacagtcccgtatggtacagacacagaaacaatcacccacaactcaaaagtgaaaccaggctacccaagtatggttctcaatcaggaacaatgattgacagctgcctctgattgagaaccataccaggccaaacacagaaatcccaaaacatagaaaaaggaacatagacaacgcacccaactcacgccctgaccatactaaaacaaagacataacaaaataactaaggtcagaacgtgacaagacaTAAGAGGTACCTGTTTGACAGATGAAATTAGGCTATAGGCTGCTATATCCATAGATTTGTTGTcaattcctccacccaccatgcactctttaaactctgtgtcagtgaagggctgttaAATTAAAACTAAGACTCGAATTGATGGGGTTTGAGAAGGTATGCCATATGCAGATCTTTTATTAAAGAACATGGCAAAAAAGCATAGGCCTACCCCCTTAGTTTAAGATTTAAGAAAATAAAACTGATCCGATAATATAAAGTGATCTATAACAGCGCTTTAGTTCGCAATGCTATATGCTAGAATCAAGCTATAAAATACCCGGGAAAGACGTGACTCCGATGCATATATGGGAATATCATTGTGTCATTTCTTTGACTTTCAGAGGATGAGTTAGAACCTTCTATAGCCAAGGAGACAAAACAATTaactttgcttgggaagtaatctaattatgtcactatcaattgattaagctattcaATTTCTGTACAATAGAACATTTTTAAACCCAGACAGTTTTTAGGGAAACACCTGAGATTTTCTCTCATTGTTTAAACCATGTAAGTAGAATAGCCAGCAGTAAAGATGTTCTGCTTCGGtagacctactctgtctggggtggaaaagTAGCCCTAATTTTGGAAATTACCATGTTCAGATTCCTAATGGCGTCTCAGATTgaattatttgcaaacagggacagtttcATTGCAAACAAGACACCGATTTGGCATTGGAAAAATATGATTAAAAAAAACGGTGTTAAAGCATATTCTGCTAATATGTAGAATTACTTAGAATTGTTACAAAAGGCTATTTTTTCTCGAACCTGCAAATACGATGATAGATGAATGCAATACTTTTACTATAAAGGAGGTCTTTCCACTCCAACTCCTGTCCACAGTAGTCTGCGAACCCACAACCTTGTGGCCCGCTGCCCTGTGCGCTATCAAAATTCCTGCGTTGCCATGTAACGCTTACAAGACAAataacagtttctaaaactgcattaataaggctctggtctgtccaagaaATGAGGTTAAAGGGAACtcatgttctctgctatccactttgttttaattattattttgggtataTTGGAGGTTACTTTTTCAAGTGTTCATGGAGGGTTtttgataaaatatattttgctgaagggagggccctCCATTTTATTTCAGAGGTCAGATTTTGCGAGTTCGAATGTCATCACGGACAGCTTTAGCATTTTAGCAAATTaccaactacttactactttttagataCTTTGCAAATACTGAGCATATTAGCtgacccttcccctaaccttaaacattttagctaacccttcccctaaactTAACATAACTCCAAAACTTAACCGTAACCCCCTAGCtttgctaacgttagccacctagctattATACATCATATACcacgaattgtaattcgtaacatacaaTACGAAATGGGTGACGGACATCCACAAATAAATACATACCATTCGAAACATAACAATATAATAttaaatggagtgtctcagataagtacagaataatacgaaatgctctgagatcCAAGTTGGTTCACTCCCTAACCTttaaccagctaaacagctgcTATTGGCGAACATGTGTTTAGAGTAGGGTACAATTATCGTATAATAATTATCATAATTTCCTTAATACATTATTATCAGGAGACTTTATATTCAAGTAGATATGGTTTCCCCAATAGCAGTTTATTATTTATACATGAAGTGGGCAAAGTTGTTGATAATTTTACGAGCAGAACGGCACGGTTGGGAGAAGAAGCTCCATTTAAAAAATATCTAAGCGGTCAAAACCATTCGTTTTTTGTGAAAGGGTTGTCACCAAAACTGTGTTGTATACATTAGGTGTGCAGTAGTGTTATTCATGTCTTTCAAATGTGCATTATGATGCATTgcaagcaacaacaacaaaaagcatcAACAAAAAGTACAATTATGATAATACATTTCTCAATTTGCATGACAATTAACGCTAATCGTTACCCTAAATTCCATAATGTCACAGCCCTAGTTTGTAGttacctttctagctaataggctatgttattgttttttttaattgaacctttattaacTAGGCACGTTAGAGTTAACACTTCTTCAGATTGTAATGTGGGAGGTCAAaataatggagaaaaaaaatctaccaAATCTATTAATTTTCAAAATGTTAATTACTTGTCCTTTCCATTATCATTCAACGGATGATAAGACATAACATTTTGGGAAAAAACATCCCACTGAGCAAAAACAGGTtcaatcaacgttgtttccacgtcacaaTTTACCTTGAGTCTGAAGATATGATGAGTACCTTGTAAGTGGCCCCAAAGAACCCCTTTGGGTATGAGAGCACTTCGTAAAAATTGTTTGAATATTTCCAAGGCGATGGAAAATAAACGCCAGGCAGTGGCTGTTTCTTCACTTCTCCGTGGGTGAATACATTTCTTTCTGCTTATCTAGTGTTTTCAGAGACTACTACAACAAACATATACGCTGCAAGTTAGCACAAGAAAAGTACAAATGAACTTTGACCTAGATTTCCGACGTGGTCTGTGataaagcagagggagagagagaacgggtgCCTCTTCTGAAGCATGTGTTCTGAAATTCAATGCCTGCTTCAAAAACAGATTATGCAGAGGGGATTATGCTAAATTCATTCACACTGATTGAGCCTCTCATAACCCAAAGACAATGCTCTTTAAAAGTGCAAGATATGAGATTTacaagcatacagtgccttgcgaaagtgttcggcccccttgaactttgcgaccttttgccacatttcaggcttcaaacataaagatataaaactgtatttttttgtgaagaatcaacaacaagtgggacacaatcatgaagtggaacgacatttattggatatttcaaacttttttaacaaatcaaaaactgaaaaattgggcgtgcaaaattattcagcctctttactttcagtgcagcaaactctctccagaagttcagtgaggatctctgaatgatccaatgttgacctaaatgactaatgatcataaatacaatccacctgtgtgtaatcaagtctccgtataaatgcacctgcactgtgatagtctcagaggtccgttaaaagctcagagagcatcatgaagaacaaggaacacaccaggcaggtccgagatactgttgtgaagaagtttaaagccggatttggatacaaaaagatttcccaagctttaaacatcccaaggaagcgataatattgaaatggaaggagtatcagaccactgcaaatctaccaagacctggccgtccctctaaactttcagctcatacaaggagaagactgatcagagatgcagccaagaggcccatgatcactctggatgaactgcagagatctacagctgaggtgggagactctgtccataggacaacaatcagtcgtatattgcacaaatctggcctttatggaagagtggcaagaagaaagccatttcttaaagatatccataaaaagtgttgtttaaagtttgccacaagccacctgggagacacaccaaacatgtggaagaaggtgctctggtcagatgaaaccaaaattgaactttttggcaacaatgcaaaacgttatgtttggcgtaaaagcaacacagctgaacacaccatccccactgtcaaacatggtggtggcagcatcatggtttgggcctgcttttcttcagcagggacagggaagatggttaaaattgatgggaagatggatggagccaaatacaggaccattctggaagaaaacctgatggagtctgcaaaagacctgagactgggatggagatttgtcttccaacaagacaatgatccaaaacataaagcaaaatctacaatggaatggttcaaaaataaacatatccaggtgttagaatggccaagtcaaagtccagacctgaatccaatcgagaatctgtggaaagaactgaaaactgctgttcacaaatgctctccatccaacctcactgagctcgagctgttttgcaaggaggaatgagaaaaaatgtcagtctctcgatgtgcaaaactgatagaggcatactccaagcgacttacagctgtaatcgcagcaaaaggtggcgctacaaagtattaacttaagggggctgaataattttgcacgcccaatttttcagtttttgatttgttaaaaaagtttgaaatatccaataaatgtcgttccacttcatgattgtgtcccacttgttgttgattcttcacaaaaaaatacagttttatatctttatgtttgaagcctgaaatgtggcaaaaggtcgcaaagttcaagggggccgaatactttcgcaaggcactgtattcattCATTATAATTAGGCCTAAATATTGTTTGAAAACCAATAGTAAGAGCGTTAGCAGTTGTATGACCTCTAAAGGGGATTTCTAGTATTGTGGTCATGTCTTCTAGGCCAAATCCACACACATTGTTCCTGCTTTAGTCTCTCATTTACATAAAATAGTTTTGTTTCTAAGTTAGCTTGTTAAAATTGACCCCATCCCACTACCTATCATGAAACAGGCCTACCCCCCAGGGAATTGAAAGTGGGAAGAGGAAAACCTGGAACATTTTAATATGGTTCTGAAACAACTACTACCCAAATACATACATTCTATTTTCTCAAAATACTTTCTATCATGGAGCTGGTGTCAGCCCATGCCTGATATTCTCACGTGCTATTAAATAACCCGACAACTTTCATTTAGCTGTTAAAATCTGTCCCCTCATTGTTGAGCTCTCCTTTAATCAGAGCCTAAAATCAATAGAGCAACCAGCACAGAAAGCTTGTATTCTGTTTTGATAAATGGTGTGTTACTCTTATTCCCAGAAAAGATACCTTTATGTGGTTTCTTTTCAAATAGTAGTCTTCACTGGTGTTATGTAATATGTATTCAGTGATACATAAATGCCACCTTTTGTTAGATATCGGTTTTCCTCTTTGAGGAAATCAGGTGACACACAACAAAAGGTAACAAAACCTGGCTATAAAAAGGCTCATACATGACATTCTCAACTTTGATCATGAATCTTACACCCAAGTGCAAGTGGTACCTAGCATTTGTGATTGCAGGTGAGCAAATTGTATTTTAACAATACCATACATTAATATTTATGTTAACTATATGTGAAAATGTTTGTCCCATGTTGTCCCAAGTAGTGTGTTTTACAAAATGCTTAAAACACAATTCATATTTTGTGTACAACACAGGGCTCTAGGATTTCATATAGTAGTTTTGTGCAAGGTTCTCTGCAAatcattatttatttaatattattGAGTAAATCCACAATGATGACTCTGCTCACTAACATTTTCGTTGTATAAATGCCATATTGATTTGTGAAAGTTCAGAAACAGCACTGTGAAGTATATGACTACTAATATCCTGGTCTAATTTGTTTTCCAATTAATCTGTTAACTAATAGCAAATAAGGACTGAAACACATCCGTGTCCACCTCCTatcaactctcacacacacataacctttgACAAGGCTATAAAATATAACATCTTTAACTTATTGTATGTTTTATCATTATGTTCCTCTCATGTAGTTGTTTGCTCCAATGAAGGAGCATCTCGAGTTCTAGACAGACGTAAGTATAATAATGAAGCACTGAGACCATAGACTTCTAATAAGTTCTGTTATTGAGTTTGTTGGCAAGTTTAATCTCCATAAATATTTTTAATTACATGATGTCAGTCATACACTGTAGTTAAAGTACCTCTTTGTGTGACTATCATATAAATTCTCAAAGTGTCTAaatagggctctattcaatccgtattgcGGTAGTTCAGcattacagcgtgattgaaatttaaaggtaaTGTTTCCGCGTTAGCTGAGACTGCATTTActgtaaacgctgcatatgtcggctgaATCAGAAATTATCTTTACATTTCTAGTGCACAATCTGTAATgcttcagcgatacagattgaatagagcccttaacgTGAGACTTAACGAAACAATTATTTTCTATTTGCCTCAGTCAGTGCTGGAGGAGTACGTTTAGTGGATGGCCCATACAACTGCTCTGGCAGGGTGGAGGTGTACTATGCAGGCCAGTGGGGTACAGTGTGTGATGACAACTGGGACCTGCTGGATGCCAAGGTAGTGTGTAGAGCACTGGGCTGTGGGGCAGCCCAGAAGGCCCTGGACCAGGCCCACTTTGGCGGGGGTAACGGGGAGATCTGGCTAGATGATGTGGAATGTTCTGGGAATGAAGAGTCACTGCTTAGCTGCAGCTCAGATGGACTTGGATCACACAACTGTGGACACTTTGAGGATGCAGGAGTGATATGTGAGGGTCAGTCAGGTGAGTGGTTGAATTTGCTATAAGTGTGCTTGAATTTGCTATAAAGATGCATCTAAACTACCAACTTTAACTAGGGGCTTGTTTAATGCTACCatttctctctgtcgctgtctccccccccccccccccccccccctctctccatctatcagGTCAACCCCCTTCAGACTCCCATtgtgagtaaaaaaaaaagtattcctTACTTTATGTTTCAGTTGCAGAACGAGTCATAATACgtatttgaaaaacaaaacgTTAATGGCCGTAATGTGTTTCTCACTTTCCCTTCCTTTTAACAGCTGGCTTGACAGTGCGCATAGTTGATGGTCCCAATCACTGCTCTGGAAGGGTGGAGGTCTACCATGATGGGAGTTGGGGGACAGTCTGTGATGATAATTGGGGTTTCCTAGATGCCCAAGTTGTATGTAGGGAGCTGAGCTGTGGACCAGCCACAGAGGCTCCTCACCAGGCTTACTTTGGTGAGGGGAGTGGCTCAATCCTATTGGACGATGTGGCATGCATGGGAAGTGAGGGATCTTTACTGGAATGCAACTCAGGAGGGATAGGAAACCATAACTGTGGCCATGATGAAGATGCCAGTGTAACTTGCATGATGGGTAAGTCTAAGCCTACAAATGCAGTAAGCTCAATTGAATAAAATAGTTAATGTTGAGATTAATTAAGGAGAATTGAATACCTGTTTTTCACAATATCTCACGCACCTTTTCATTATTTAATATTTTCCTCACATTCAATTCAAGAACAAGAGGACCCAGATAGAAACAGTCAGATAAATTCCATAAAACTATATTCAAATTGACAATATGAATGGTCCTTACAAAGCAAACATATACTGCACTGAGGAACCAAGCCTTGAGACTACCTAAAATAATGTACTCTTCTCTCCAGTGGTCCCAGATGATGGCCCGTTGATCCGGCTGGTGGATGGTCCTGATCAGTGTTCAGGGAGGGTGGAAGTGTATTATGCGGGGCAGTGGGGTACGGTGTGTGATGATGACTGGGACGTGAGCGACGCTGACGTGGTCTGCAGACAGCTCAGCTGTGGGTGGGCTATGGATGCCCCCGGAC
Encoded proteins:
- the LOC139416549 gene encoding scavenger receptor cysteine-rich domain-containing protein DMBT1-like — protein: MENKRQAVAVSSLLLVCSNEGASRVLDRLSAGGVRLVDGPYNCSGRVEVYYAGQWGTVCDDNWDLLDAKVVCRALGCGAAQKALDQAHFGGGNGEIWLDDVECSGNEESLLSCSSDGLGSHNCGHFEDAGVICEGQSGQPPSDSHSGLTVRIVDGPNHCSGRVEVYHDGSWGTVCDDNWGFLDAQVVCRELSCGPATEAPHQAYFGEGSGSILLDDVACMGSEGSLLECNSGGIGNHNCGHDEDASVTCMMVVPDDGPLIRLVDGPDQCSGRVEVYYAGQWGTVCDDDWDVSDADVVCRQLSCGWAMDAPGQAWFGMGVGIPILLDNIACVGTEGTLFDCPSEAIGQHNCMHPEDASVVCSDYLPIKAGPSIRLAGGSNNCSGRVEVFHSGQWGTVCDDDWDLKDAQVVCQALSCGMAQEAPGRACFGQGSGPITLDDVSCEGTERSLQDCIGSEPGVHNCDHNEDAGVICAGPTENILQSSTWTYDSTSRVRLVNGTNNCSGRVEVFHFGQWGTVCDDWWDLRDAQVVCRELGCGEAQEAFRSAEFGEGSDSISLDDLACSGSEDSLLQCPHSGLGNHNCVHYEDAGVTCTGPSGGIQPFNSSWTQGSGSGGF